The DNA segment GGTTGGCCACCCGCGAGGCCCATAAGGTGGCTTTGCCGCCCCCCTTGCGGGCGCGGGCGGCGATGGCGGCCGGATCGCCTTCCTGGCCGGCGTCGAAGCACCACAGGTCGGCCAGTTCGGCCAGCTCCGGCAGGTTTGGGTGGGCCGGCCCGACGTCCACGGCCAGGGAATAGCCGTCGCTGCGAAGCCGGCTGGCGGCGTCGAGGACGGCCTTGGCCTGGGTGATCCGGCCGGTGAATTTGACCACGCCGTGGGCCGGGGGCAGGGCATAGGGAGCCTGGGCCAGGAAGCCGGCCTCGTCAAACGGGGCCACCACCTTCTTGCCGCGTTCCACCGCGTGTTGCACCCCCATGTAGGAGGTGGAGGCCAGGGAGCCGGCCAGTTGTTCCTGGTCGGCAAAACAGACGGGGGCCGTGCAGGCTTCGGCCCCGCCCTGGATTTCGTAGCCCCACAGCTTGCGCTTGACGTCAAAGAGGGCTTGTTTGGTGAAAAAAAACGGACTGGCGCTCTGCTGGCCGCTCTCGCTCATGATCGACCCCGGTCTTGGTTGACGTTTGGGTGCGGCTAAACCAGGCTGGTTTGTCCCAAACATGCCCCAGGCGCGCGGCGTTGACAATGGTTTTCCTGATTCAGTTGCCGGCGTCGCCGGATCAGGTCCGACCGTCCGGGACCGGCTGGCCGGCGGCTTGCGGCGTGGGCAGGGTGAAGGTGAAGGCGCTGCCCCGGCCCAGGGTGCTTTGCACCTCAATGCACACGCCGTGGGCGAAAAGCACGGCCCGCACCAGGGACAGGCCCAGGCCCAGGCCGCGGTTGGACCGGCTTTTATCCGCCCGGTAGAGGCGGTCGAAAATGCGGGGAATCTCGTCGGCGAGCATCCCTTCGCCGGTGTCGGCCACCCGGACCGCCACCCCGTTGCCCACCTGGGTGGCGGCGATGGTCACCTGTCCGCCCGGGGGCGTGTACTTGACGGCGTTGTCGAGCAGGTTGGCCAGCACTTGCCGCATCCGGTCGGCGTCGGCCACCACCGGCAGGGGACCTTTGACCTGGCCAAGCAGGGACACCTGTTTGGCCTCGGCGGCGTACTCGTAGAGGTCCAGGGCGTCGGCCACCAGGACGGCCATGTCCACCGGCCCCAGGCGCAGGCGCATGGCCCCGGTCTCGGCTTCGGAGATGTCCATCAGGATGCCGAGCATGGACACGATGCGCCGGGTTTCCTCGGCGCAGTCGAGCAGGGCCTCGCGCAACTCTTCGGGATCGTTTTTGGTGGCCGCCGCCACTTCCACGGCCGCCAGGGTGCGGGTGGCCGGCGTGCGCAGGTCGTGGGCCACGTTGTCGAGCGCCTCGCGCATTCCGGTGATGAGCGTGCGGATCTTGTCCAGCATGGCGTTAAAGAGCCGGGCCAGTTCGCTCAATTCGTCGTCCACCCCCACTTCCGGCACCCGGGCGTCCATGCGGCCGGTGTCGATGGCCCGGACGGTGTCGATCAGGTCTTTGATCGGGGTGAGCACCCGCCGGGCCAGGATAAAGCCGGCGGCCAGACCGATCAGGGCCACCGGGACCATGATGCCGGCGAAAATGACCCGGAAGCGGGCAAGGAGTTCCTCGCGTTCGCTGGCGTCCTTGCCGAGATAGACGGCCCCGCCGCCGGGCAGGGTGCGGCAGGCCACTTCGGTGAGGCTGCCGGCTTGGGTCGGATCGGGCAGGAAAAACCACTGGACCGATTGGTCCGGGACGATGGGCAGGATTTGGGGCAGCGGCGGGGTCTCGTCCGGGCCGAAGTTGATAAGAGGGGCGCCGTCCGGACTGTCCACGCGCAGCAGATACTGCTCGATGTCGATGTTCTCCCGTTCCAGGCGCAGAAAATCGACCAGACCGGTCAGACCCTTTTTCTGGCTGACCGAGGCGTATTCCCGAAGCTTCTGGGTCATGGCCGCCCGGTCGCCCTCGCGCACGGCCTGGGAGAGCAGGGAATAGGCCAGCAGGAAAAGCGTGACGGAACTGGCGATGAAAATGAGGGAATACAGGCCGGTCAGGCGAAGGGTGGTGGATCGGAACAGCGGCTGCCTATTCCTTGAGAACATACCCGACCCCGCGCAGGGTATGGAGCATCTTTTTGTCGTAGTCCCGGTCGATCTTGTTGCGCAGCCGGCACACGAGCACGTCCACGAGATTGGTCTGGGGATCGAAATGGTAATCCCAGACATGCTCCATGATCATGGTCTTGGAGAGCACCTTGCCGGGATTGCGCATGAAGTATTCGAGCAGGGCGAACTCCCGGGGCTGGAGCTGCACGGCCGTCTCGCCCCGGGTCACGTCCCGGGTGAGCAGGTTCATGGACAGTTCGCCAACCGTCAGCCGGGTCGGTTCGGCGGTGCTGGTGGCCCGGCGGATCAGGGCCTGGACCCGGGCCAGCAGTTCGGCAAAGGAGAAGGGCTTGGACAGGTAGTCGTCGCCGCCGGTCTCCAGGCCCCGCACCCGGTCTTCCACCGACCGCTTGGCCGACAGGATGATGATCGGGGTCATGATCTTGCGCCGACGCAGTTCCTCGATCACCTTGAGCCCGTCCATGCCCGGCAGCATCACGTCGATGATGGCCACGGAATAGGGTTCCGTGGCGGCCAGATGCAGGCCGTCCGGACCATTGGCGGCATGGTCCACGGCAAAGCCGCTCTGCCGCAGGCCTCCCAGGATGAATGAGGCGATTTTCTCATCGTCCTCGACGAGGAGGATGCGCATGGGGCGGTCGTCCTTTGGGCTGATATCGGCGTTCGGGCTGGCGGGCGCCGGCGGCCGTACGGGTTGAGTCTCTTTATACATACCTGGGCACATAATGACCAGGGGCCGGTTCGGCCATGACTTTCAGCCTTTTTTCATTTCTGTAATTGCTGGGTAAGAAGGAAGTAACATGCTGAAATGTTCCTGAAAATAGCTTTCAGGGTTGTAATGGGAGCGTAAGCGGCCGGCAAGGGAGCGGACCCTAGACAGGAGCCTGTCGACACGTCGGCGTTGTTGCCCCGGTCGACGCAGGAGGGCAGGCCCCGCTGGGGGAAGCCTTTCTGGTCGGTAGGGGGGAGTTTTCAGTTAAAACGTTTATCGTCCAATGGGAGATTATAGCATGAAAAAGGTCGTCATCTTCACCGTCGTGTCCTGCCTGCTCGCCACCTCCATGGCTTTCGCCGGCACCAAGAAAAAGACCAAAAAGACCACCAAGGGCGACACCAGCAGCTACTCCGAAGTGCTCAAGGCCAAGAAAA comes from the Desulfovibrio sp. TomC genome and includes:
- a CDS encoding sensor histidine kinase: MFSRNRQPLFRSTTLRLTGLYSLIFIASSVTLFLLAYSLLSQAVREGDRAAMTQKLREYASVSQKKGLTGLVDFLRLERENIDIEQYLLRVDSPDGAPLINFGPDETPPLPQILPIVPDQSVQWFFLPDPTQAGSLTEVACRTLPGGGAVYLGKDASEREELLARFRVIFAGIMVPVALIGLAAGFILARRVLTPIKDLIDTVRAIDTGRMDARVPEVGVDDELSELARLFNAMLDKIRTLITGMREALDNVAHDLRTPATRTLAAVEVAAATKNDPEELREALLDCAEETRRIVSMLGILMDISEAETGAMRLRLGPVDMAVLVADALDLYEYAAEAKQVSLLGQVKGPLPVVADADRMRQVLANLLDNAVKYTPPGGQVTIAATQVGNGVAVRVADTGEGMLADEIPRIFDRLYRADKSRSNRGLGLGLSLVRAVLFAHGVCIEVQSTLGRGSAFTFTLPTPQAAGQPVPDGRT
- a CDS encoding response regulator translates to MRILLVEDDEKIASFILGGLRQSGFAVDHAANGPDGLHLAATEPYSVAIIDVMLPGMDGLKVIEELRRRKIMTPIIILSAKRSVEDRVRGLETGGDDYLSKPFSFAELLARVQALIRRATSTAEPTRLTVGELSMNLLTRDVTRGETAVQLQPREFALLEYFMRNPGKVLSKTMIMEHVWDYHFDPQTNLVDVLVCRLRNKIDRDYDKKMLHTLRGVGYVLKE